The stretch of DNA ATAAGGGTCTGGAATTTTGGATAATTTAATATTCTTATTTACCTCTATATTTTTATGAGATAATATAGATACATTATTTACTTCTTTTGTGTAATATAAATTAACATTACCCTTTATATTAACAACAAGTGGGTTATTGGTGTGTGTTATACTGATATTTCCAACAGATAATGTAATATTTCTATTATTTAATTTAGATAATGAATTGTTTAATTTATATGATATATTGTTTTCAATGGATTCTTTTGCATTGGATGCATTATTATAAAATGGAATATCTCCATTCATAATAGAATAAGAAATATTTACAAATACATCATTTACTATCTTGTCCAAATTCCTATTTGCAGCAGTTTCTATGTTATTTGTGTATAATGCTATTTTCTTAATTTCTATTGAATTTTCAACATCGTTGGTTTTTATATTTACTGTTTGGTAAAATATCGTAGAGGTTAAAAATACCAATAAAACCAATACTATCGAATTTTGTGAGAAATACATATAATCATCCTCTAATATATAATTTAACAGTTGATATGCCTGTATTTCTTGAATAATATACTGGCATGTGAAGTTTATATTGGGTGTATGGCTGTGCATGTATGGCATCACTATAATCGATATATCGCTCATTTGAAATATGGATATTATTTTCATCTCCATAAATCACATACCAACCCTCACTTCTATTTAATGTTAAGGTGGCAATCACATAACAAGAGGAGCTCCCATTGAAATTTTTACTTAATATCGTGTTATTATCGATTTGTAGTTTATAATTATTTAGATGTATTGATTCATTTAACAATTTAGCCGATTCATTTTTCAGAGCTCCGCTTCCATTGTCAAAATAATATAAAAGAACAGCGTCCTGTAATACCCCACTACTTGCAAGGTTGTCCATTGTAGATACTGCCTTATCAAACTGGTATTCATTTTTAACGGCATCTACATATACATTATTATGCTCTACCACCGATACAGACCAATACCCCATACCGATTATAAGAATAATAGTTCCAATCACCAAATCACTATCAAATATCATTTTACCACCACTATTGAAATATTTCTTGGTGAAAATGTAATGGTTTGAAATTGTCCTCCGTTGCCATTTCCTAAATTAAATTCTATGGGGTAATCTGAATGGAGTATTCTTATTTCATTTAATCCATCATTTAATTCATTTTTTACATCATCATAGGATGTAAATGTAGTTTTCATATTTTTACTAAATACCTTGCCATTTATAGAAAATACAACAGGAGCTCCATATGATAATACTGGTTCCTCAGAAATATAAGGTCTAACAAATACCCAATCTATGTCAATATATCCATTTTTTTCATTTTCAGGTGGCGTATATCCACCCGTTGAAGTGTCATATCTTCTAGCTACAAAGGAAATAGGCATATCTCCATCATATATGTAGGCATTTCTTTGATAGATATTATTTTCACTATCGTTAATTATTAAATTTACACTATTCATCCCATCCCTTTGGATTTCATAGGCATTCCAATTATCGTACAAACTCATAGGAAGTATGCTATAATCTATATCATTATCGTTATCTTTTGATGATTCAAATCTTAAATGGTCACCACCCCAGTGGTAATTTGAAATTATTTGTCTATTATAATCATTATTATTACCATAATAAAAACCAGCCCACTCATCATATTTTTTATGGAATTTCACATGGAATTTCACTGCATAGATACTACCATATTTATCCTTAGAATATATTCTTATCCAGTCATTAGCACCAGTATAGGCACTATAATTTAATCTTAAATAGGTATAGTTTATACCATTGGGGTATGTGCCATTTTTAAACAAATTCCAGTTGTTTCTAAAATTATTTTCATTGAAATTTTTGTTCCATTTATTTGTATCTATATGTCCGGAAGAAAAATTATCAAAAAATTCAAAAGTATTTTCTCCATTACTTTCAGATTCTGCATTTGGATTTCCATAAAGCATATATATTATAGTATGTTCATTTGGAATTAAATCCATTTTAACCCATGCTATGGTATGATGGGTATTTATTGTTTGAGGTTCAATCCAATAATTTAGGGAATTTCCGTTTTCATCTAAAAATCTAACATCTTTACAATATTTATTCATTTCTCCATCATTTATGTATGTTTGAGAATCGAATACTACCTTTACATCATAATAACCGTTTTGATTAAAACTATGCACATTTATTGGAGAGGCATATTTCCAGTCTGCATAAGCTCTAAATCTGTTTCTGTTGTTGGTCAAAATTCTCGCAGAGAAATCTTTATTCACCCCCGATATGTAGAAATAAATGATATCCCCATTGGAACCATAGGCCTTATAACCATTTGGATATTGCGAATTATTATCCATTGTAATTAATGGAATATAAACTACATCGTGGAATACAGTAATATCTCTCCCTTCAACCCTTTTATTAAGGTTATTTATCGAATTTTTAGTTTTTATTTTATCAGCCACATTTGTATAACATGTAATGTTTGATTTGTCAAAAGTAATGTTGAGGATATAATTGTTGTTTGTGATATTGGCACTTGAATTATACAATTCCTCATCATATTTATTGGGATATATTATAAAATACATTTTTTTATCAGCATCTGAAAAATTGTGGTATATATCAAAAGTTTTAAGATTGTTATTTCTTAAACTATCCACAATGTGTTCTTTAAAATTGCCACTGTTGTTGTAAAAATCCCCTGGAAATGAATATTTTTTTAAATAATAATCTTTTAACAATAATGAATTATGTGCCTCATCTATATCTTTTTTAGTTTCGAGTGCAGTTAAAAAGTTGTGGGTATATGCCATACTACCAATATAAAAAACCATGACAAATATAATAGATACTATTATAGCTTCATAAGTAAAAATATATCCTTTTTTAGATTTAATTTTTGATTTAAACATAATTTCACCAAATTTCCCCACAATAATGTCTTATATTTGTTTATTGAATTATTTATTTAATATATATGGGTTCCTATGTGTCCTTTATTTATTATGTATCATTTTATATTATTCATTTTTTAAATAATTTTTATTTTTATTATTAATTATCCCTATTTTTAATAATATTTTAACCCATATAAAATTTAAAATTAAAGCCACTGGAAATATTATAAAACTTATTATATCATGAATGGTAGTGTAATCCGCTAAATAAGAAGAATTTTTTAAAATAAATATTATTCTTAATATATTTGTAAGTGTTATAATAATTATTCCTACAATTGAATATATTAATTTATATTTAATGGGTGTTTTAGGAGTTCCAAATACATAAGCCAAAAATAATGACATTTCAAAAGAGCATGTGCAGGCAGGCATTATAGAAAATATATTTCCATTGTAAATAACATTGTTTTCAAAATATGGTGTCGTCAGTAAATAACCAACTATAACAGCTAATATCTTAGCAATTTCCATCTCAAAAGTTCTTAAAAAAAGATATGTTATAATTAATAATATTAAAAAATTTACTAAATATCTTTTATTTTCCATGGGTCGTGACCTCTTTTATTCCATCAACCTGTTTCATAACATTGTTATCGGCGGTGGTCGTGATTTCAGTGTTTGAATTTTCAGCAGTGGTTGATGAGGATTTCACATGTTTTAAATAATAAAATGAAGCAATTGAAGCTACTGCAACAGCAGCAGCCAATAATATAGCGAATTCTAATGATAATTGCCCCTTGTTTGAAAATATTTTTTTTATCATCTATACCACCTACCTATATAAGCTATTGTTATAATGGTAGTTATGAATAACAGTATATTTATTGGTAAAGGAATCGGTATGCTTCTTTTTATTCCCCCTACATTGATTGAAACAAATCTTATGGTTGAATCCTTATTTCCATCATTATCTACAATAGTTAATTTAACGGTATATGTTTTACTGTTATTATATTTGTGTGAAATTATTTTGTTAGTGGTGGTTGTATTAGTGCCATCTCCAAAATCCCATATATATTTTACAATTTTTCCATCTATATCATAAGATTTTGAAGCGTTAAATGTCACATTTGAGCCATTAACTGTAAAATCAAATATTGCTATTGGGGGATAACTTGTCATCCCTTCAATGAATATTGGTTTTTGCACTGTATCGCTTATGCCTACATTATTCCAAACTGTTAATGTTATGTAATAAGGTCCTTCTTTTGGGTAGATGTGGCTTGGATTTTGTTTATTTGATGAAGTTCCATCTCCAAAATCCCATGTCCATCTAACAATTTTTCCAGGTGTTGAGTTTGACTTATCTATAAAGTTTATCGTTGTATTAACCTTTAATGAAGAAGGATATCCGAAATCTGCTTTAACATAATATACAGTTAATATCTTTGATATTGAACTTGAAGCGTTTAATTCATCATGAACTGTAAGTGTAACGGTGTAATTTCCAGGGTTGTTGTATGTATGGGTTATTATAGGATTTGTTGTATTTGCATTAAATCCATCTCCAAAATCCCATGAATAATTTATACCACTTTCTTTGTCATATGATGACAAAGCATTAAATATTACTTGTTTATTAACTTTTGGATATGTTGGTGAATAGGTAAAATCAGCCACTGGTGGATTATTTATAACTTTAAATTCAACAATTGTGGAATTTTTACCTCCCATTCCATCCCAAATTGTTAGATTTGCAGTGTAATTTCCAGGTTTAAATTTGTGAGTTACTACTTTTAATTCATTTGATGAATAATTCCATACTATATTTCTTGAACTATTATAAACGGTTAAGTTAAATCCATATATTTTTGCCATTGGGGAGTTTTGGGGAATTGTATAATTGCCTATTTTATTTCCCTTATAATCATATTCTGGAATATTTCTATTTGCATCTGGGTCATGACTATTTAATGGATTAAAGGATACCATATCAATATAACTTGCAGGATTTGGATAAACATATAATTTTGCTACTGGATTTTTATTATCAATTATATACACAGTTTTTCCATTTTCACAACGTGCCACTTTCATATCTATGTGATATACACCTTCGGATGAGTAACTATGGTTGAGAGTATATGGGGAGTGATACGTTTTAATAGAAATAGAATTTCCATCTCCAAAATATATGTTGTGAATTTTATTTATATAATGTGCTGGTTCAACTATTGTGATATTTATTGGAAAGTTTGTTGGGGCTATTGTAGGATTGGCATAAATTTGAGGATAACTATTATAACCTCCAACACCTATTGGTGAAGGAATACCTACTTCGATATTTCCATATTCATCAACAATAAACACATGAGGATAGTAAAGACCTGAGTTTTTATATTTATGCGTTGGAGCTTTTTTAAAAGAAATTGTTCCATCTCCAAAGCTCCACATAATAAATATTGGATTATTTACTGGAGAGCAGTTAAATTTAACTTTTTTATTTACAGAAACCTCTGTGCGACTTGCAGTAGCCGTTATATCAATATAATATCCATCTTTCAATTTAACATCTGATTTATTTATTGGATTATCTGAATAATAGTATAAATCAACTGTATGATTTTCTTTATCATATTCATAATCATAACTTTTTTTATCATGTGTTTTTGATGGATGAAAATTGTATTTCGTATTTCCCACATCATCAACAACTATAAAATTCAAGGTATCCGATTTCCACCAGCTACCTTTTCCATAGCTCATCCAAAAGAATGGCCACATAAACGGAAATTTGTATTTATGGTAAGATGGATTAAATGAATTTTTATGAGCATAATTTGTTTCCTTTCCATCCCCAAAATCCCATTTCCACAATTTTCCCCAAGCTCCACTCATTTTAAATTTTATAGAATCATTCACATTATATGTCATTTTATATGGATTAACATATGTATTTCCTCTGTTATCGTTATGTTTGCCTGAACTATTATATACATAGGTATGAGCTTCTCCATTGTAGTGATTAGGCCCCATGACCCAATATATATACCCTCCCCTATGTCTTTTTACATGTATTCCCTCATCTAAATAACCAACCATAACCCTTCCATAATCATCAACAACTAAAACCCTTGGAAAATAAAATCCAGGTTTTGTATAGGTATGTGTTGGAGATTTTTCAAAGGAAAATGTTCCATCTCCAAAACTCCACATAGTAAATATTATATTTCTACTTACCGAATAACTAAATTTAACAGTGTCTCCTTCTACAATTTCAGTTTTATCAGCATTTACATTAACTTGTGTTGTATCTATACTTAATCCAGAAAATTCTTCATTCATTTTAATGTTTGAGAAGTATTTTATTATAACAGTATTATTTGAGCCGTTGTATAAAATATCCCAAGTAGTTTTAGAATTTGAAGGACTACCATTAAAAATATATTTTGTATTGGAGATGTCCCCCACTACAAGCCAGTTATAAGTCAATGCCTTAGAATATGCAGTATTATTTAGATATCCGCACCATGATACTGGATATGGAAATGGAATGTTATATTTATGTGTAACTATTTTATTAGAACCATAATCTGTTTCTGTTAAATCCCCAAAATCCCATTTTGTAAATCCGCTATTTATAATATTTTGGGATATGTTATCTTTTGCTAACGCTTTAAATGTTAAAGTATCATTTACGTTATATGCAATAATATAAGAGTTATAGTTATTTGTGTAGTTTGAGCTATTTGTTATATTCATAGTATCTGAGTGAATTGGAATTATATAACCATTTGATGACCATAGAAATCCTCCAATACCAAACAAAATAATTATCTGAATTATATATTTAGTATTCATAATTTCACCACTTATCATATAGAAAACATTGTGATTGGCACTAACTTTATACACATATACGTTGAAATTAAAATTTAAAATAAAATAACTAATCAACTTAGGGTATATTATTATTTTCTTGTTATATGCACTTCGTTTGATATGGGCTTCAGGTGTTGTATTATTTATTTGAGTGAATTTATTGAATTTGAATTGAAGTATTTTTTAAAATATAATATCTACTATTATCGTAAGTTATGTTTATGGTTTTATTTAGGTTTTTTCCCGATGATGATAGGATATCTCCTGTTATATTAACCCCCTTATCAGTAGGTATAAAAAATATAGTTCTTGTTGTATCTACAACAATGCTTTTATTGCCAAAATACAGAGTATATGATTTAAGACCTATTGGTTTTAATTCCATTGATATAGTTACATTTTTTGAATAACTTAGTAAGGCATAATTTTCAAAACTATCTGCAATTGAATAAAGCCTATCGGCTAATTCAGCATTTTTAAAACTTTTAGATGTATTAAACACATTGTAATATATTAATGTAGATATCAACAATAAAAACATAATTGCAAGAACTGCATCAATAGAAATTTGACCTTTTTTATAATAAAGTTTCATAATAATCACATATTATTTTAGTTTAAATAATGTGATAATTCCTTTATTTATTTTTTATTGCCTGTAATTATGATATTACTATAAAAATATTATATTATTAATTTTAGTTATTAGTTATCTAAATAAATAATAAAATTGGGTATAATTTAAATAATAATTAAATATCAATATATTATTAAATATTG from Methanothermococcus okinawensis IH1 encodes:
- a CDS encoding class III signal peptide domain-containing protein, archaeosortase D/PIP-CTERM system-associated, with the protein product MIKKIFSNKGQLSLEFAILLAAAVAVASIASFYYLKHVKSSSTTAENSNTEITTTADNNVMKQVDGIKEVTTHGK
- the artD gene encoding archaeosortase D, whose amino-acid sequence is MENKRYLVNFLILLIITYLFLRTFEMEIAKILAVIVGYLLTTPYFENNVIYNGNIFSIMPACTCSFEMSLFLAYVFGTPKTPIKYKLIYSIVGIIIITLTNILRIIFILKNSSYLADYTTIHDIISFIIFPVALILNFIWVKILLKIGIINNKNKNYLKNE
- a CDS encoding PIP-CTERM sorting domain-containing protein translates to MNTKYIIQIIILFGIGGFLWSSNGYIIPIHSDTMNITNSSNYTNNYNSYIIAYNVNDTLTFKALAKDNISQNIINSGFTKWDFGDLTETDYGSNKIVTHKYNIPFPYPVSWCGYLNNTAYSKALTYNWLVVGDISNTKYIFNGSPSNSKTTWDILYNGSNNTVIIKYFSNIKMNEEFSGLSIDTTQVNVNADKTEIVEGDTVKFSYSVSRNIIFTMWSFGDGTFSFEKSPTHTYTKPGFYFPRVLVVDDYGRVMVGYLDEGIHVKRHRGGYIYWVMGPNHYNGEAHTYVYNSSGKHNDNRGNTYVNPYKMTYNVNDSIKFKMSGAWGKLWKWDFGDGKETNYAHKNSFNPSYHKYKFPFMWPFFWMSYGKGSWWKSDTLNFIVVDDVGNTKYNFHPSKTHDKKSYDYEYDKENHTVDLYYYSDNPINKSDVKLKDGYYIDITATASRTEVSVNKKVKFNCSPVNNPIFIMWSFGDGTISFKKAPTHKYKNSGLYYPHVFIVDEYGNIEVGIPSPIGVGGYNSYPQIYANPTIAPTNFPINITIVEPAHYINKIHNIYFGDGNSISIKTYHSPYTLNHSYSSEGVYHIDMKVARCENGKTVYIIDNKNPVAKLYVYPNPASYIDMVSFNPLNSHDPDANRNIPEYDYKGNKIGNYTIPQNSPMAKIYGFNLTVYNSSRNIVWNYSSNELKVVTHKFKPGNYTANLTIWDGMGGKNSTIVEFKVINNPPVADFTYSPTYPKVNKQVIFNALSSYDKESGINYSWDFGDGFNANTTNPIITHTYNNPGNYTVTLTVHDELNASSSISKILTVYYVKADFGYPSSLKVNTTINFIDKSNSTPGKIVRWTWDFGDGTSSNKQNPSHIYPKEGPYYITLTVWNNVGISDTVQKPIFIEGMTSYPPIAIFDFTVNGSNVTFNASKSYDIDGKIVKYIWDFGDGTNTTTTNKIISHKYNNSKTYTVKLTIVDNDGNKDSTIRFVSINVGGIKRSIPIPLPINILLFITTIITIAYIGRWYR
- a CDS encoding DUF2341 domain-containing protein, giving the protein MFKSKIKSKKGYIFTYEAIIVSIIFVMVFYIGSMAYTHNFLTALETKKDIDEAHNSLLLKDYYLKKYSFPGDFYNNSGNFKEHIVDSLRNNNLKTFDIYHNFSDADKKMYFIIYPNKYDEELYNSSANITNNNYILNITFDKSNITCYTNVADKIKTKNSINNLNKRVEGRDITVFHDVVYIPLITMDNNSQYPNGYKAYGSNGDIIYFYISGVNKDFSARILTNNRNRFRAYADWKYASPINVHSFNQNGYYDVKVVFDSQTYINDGEMNKYCKDVRFLDENGNSLNYWIEPQTINTHHTIAWVKMDLIPNEHTIIYMLYGNPNAESESNGENTFEFFDNFSSGHIDTNKWNKNFNENNFRNNWNLFKNGTYPNGINYTYLRLNYSAYTGANDWIRIYSKDKYGSIYAVKFHVKFHKKYDEWAGFYYGNNNDYNRQIISNYHWGGDHLRFESSKDNDNDIDYSILPMSLYDNWNAYEIQRDGMNSVNLIINDSENNIYQRNAYIYDGDMPISFVARRYDTSTGGYTPPENEKNGYIDIDWVFVRPYISEEPVLSYGAPVVFSINGKVFSKNMKTTFTSYDDVKNELNDGLNEIRILHSDYPIEFNLGNGNGGQFQTITFSPRNISIVVVK